A genomic region of Salinibacterium sp. NK8237 contains the following coding sequences:
- a CDS encoding RsmB/NOP family class I SAM-dependent RNA methyltransferase produces the protein MSYAQSARRVALDVIMAVRESDAYANLLLPVHLERAKLSSADAGLATELTYGTLRMQGYYDAVIAQAAGRDVSKIDPPVLDVLRLATHQLLSMRVPSHAAVDESVRLAKMIGSRSAVGFVNAVLRAITKHDADTWRERVIGAAGSGEQALAVAYSHPLWVTRAFRQVLVAEGREAELEGLLAADNVPARVSVAALPGFSEVANIDITPAEYSPVGGTLREGDPSKNSAIAAGRARVQDEGSQIAALALSRVRPIVAGESWLDMCAGPGGKAALLAAEALEGGAVLTANELIPARAKLVRNALAVFDAPPEVWEKDGIDIGEDHPEQFDRILLDAPCTGLGALRRRPEARWRKQPGDVAQLGAIQTALLQSALKALKPGGVLAYVTCSPHAAETKAIVGSVLRKAEGITKMDTPSVVQSFSKAELDLPEATHVQLWPHRHGTDAMFIQLLVKADS, from the coding sequence GTGAGCTACGCACAGTCAGCCCGTCGGGTCGCGCTCGACGTCATTATGGCGGTGCGCGAGTCGGATGCGTACGCGAACCTCCTGCTTCCCGTGCACTTGGAGCGCGCGAAACTGTCGAGCGCGGATGCCGGGCTTGCCACCGAACTGACCTACGGCACCTTGCGCATGCAGGGTTACTACGACGCGGTGATCGCTCAGGCGGCTGGCCGCGATGTCTCCAAGATTGACCCGCCCGTGCTCGACGTGTTGCGCCTCGCCACGCATCAGTTGCTGTCGATGCGCGTTCCCTCACACGCGGCAGTGGATGAGTCGGTGCGCCTCGCAAAGATGATCGGATCGCGTTCCGCGGTCGGGTTCGTCAACGCGGTGCTGCGCGCGATCACTAAGCACGACGCTGATACCTGGCGCGAGCGAGTGATCGGTGCTGCAGGCTCGGGGGAGCAAGCCCTTGCGGTGGCGTATTCGCATCCGTTGTGGGTGACCCGGGCCTTCCGACAGGTGTTGGTCGCTGAGGGTCGCGAAGCTGAGCTCGAAGGTTTGCTCGCAGCAGACAATGTTCCGGCCCGGGTATCGGTCGCGGCGCTTCCTGGATTCTCGGAGGTCGCCAACATCGACATCACGCCGGCAGAATACTCGCCCGTGGGTGGAACTTTGCGTGAAGGAGACCCGTCGAAGAACTCGGCCATCGCCGCGGGGCGCGCTCGCGTGCAAGACGAAGGCTCCCAGATTGCGGCACTCGCGCTTAGCCGCGTTCGGCCCATTGTGGCGGGGGAGTCGTGGCTCGATATGTGTGCCGGCCCGGGTGGCAAAGCCGCGCTGTTAGCCGCGGAAGCGCTGGAGGGTGGTGCCGTGCTCACCGCCAACGAACTGATTCCGGCTCGTGCCAAGCTCGTTCGCAATGCCCTCGCGGTCTTCGACGCTCCGCCTGAGGTCTGGGAGAAAGACGGCATCGATATCGGCGAGGATCATCCCGAGCAGTTCGACCGCATCCTGCTTGATGCGCCGTGTACTGGTCTCGGCGCGCTTCGCCGTCGCCCTGAAGCTCGCTGGCGCAAACAGCCCGGCGATGTCGCGCAATTGGGCGCGATTCAGACCGCGCTGCTGCAGTCAGCGTTGAAAGCACTCAAGCCGGGTGGAGTTTTGGCCTACGTCACGTGTTCGCCGCATGCCGCCGAGACCAAGGCGATTGTCGGTTCTGTGCTGCGCAAGGCCGAGGGCATCACCAAAATGGATACGCCCTCTGTTGTTCAGAGTTTCTCGAAAGCAGAACTCGACCTGCCAGAGGCAACCCATGTTCAGCTGTGGCCGCACCGTCACGGCACAGATGCCATGTTCATCCAACTCCTTGTCAAAGCAGACTCCTAG
- the fmt gene encoding methionyl-tRNA formyltransferase, translating to MRLLFAGSPEVAVPSLDALLNSEHEVAGVLTRTDSPQGRRRVMTPTPVAARAEEAGISVIRANRLDVAAASAISDLNVDLGVIVAYGGLVPASVLTIPRLGWINLHFSLLPQWRGAAPVQRAIMAGDTVSGAAVFQLVEQLDAGDVFATMTEPIGAQQTAGSLLQQLSFSGAELLSRVVDSIGAGTATAVPQTGDVTLAPKLSLEDGRIDWTAPAQTVHNRIRGVTPEPGASTTIDGARLKLLEAAIARDVPTLAPGHFDFVGKKVLVGTATEPLELLRVHPEGRKAMDAAAWWRGLNSESEVVAS from the coding sequence TTGCGACTTCTTTTTGCCGGTAGCCCCGAGGTTGCTGTTCCCAGTCTTGACGCGCTTCTGAACTCCGAGCACGAGGTGGCCGGCGTGCTCACGCGCACCGACTCGCCGCAGGGCCGCCGCCGGGTCATGACACCGACGCCAGTGGCCGCGCGCGCTGAAGAAGCCGGGATCAGCGTGATTCGCGCCAATCGGCTCGACGTCGCTGCGGCATCCGCAATTTCGGATCTGAATGTCGATTTGGGCGTGATTGTGGCCTATGGCGGGCTTGTTCCGGCCTCAGTTCTCACCATTCCCCGGCTCGGCTGGATCAACCTGCATTTCTCTCTCTTGCCGCAATGGCGCGGGGCTGCACCCGTGCAGCGCGCGATCATGGCCGGCGATACCGTTTCGGGCGCAGCCGTCTTTCAACTCGTCGAGCAGCTTGATGCTGGCGACGTTTTCGCGACGATGACGGAACCGATTGGCGCGCAGCAAACAGCAGGTTCGCTCCTGCAGCAGTTGTCCTTCTCCGGCGCTGAGCTACTCAGTCGCGTGGTCGACTCCATTGGCGCAGGCACTGCCACCGCGGTTCCGCAGACCGGCGACGTGACTCTTGCGCCCAAGCTGTCGCTCGAAGACGGACGCATTGACTGGACAGCGCCCGCGCAGACAGTGCACAACCGCATTCGTGGCGTGACTCCCGAACCCGGTGCCTCAACGACAATCGACGGAGCACGACTCAAGCTTCTCGAGGCCGCGATCGCTCGCGACGTCCCGACTCTCGCGCCGGGGCACTTCGATTTCGTCGGCAAGAAGGTTTTGGTCGGTACCGCAACCGAACCACTCGAACTTCTCCGGGTTCATCCCGAGGGACGCAAAGCAATGGATGCCGCAGCCTGGTGGCGCGGCCTGAACTCAGAATCAGAGGTGGTGGCTTCGTGA
- a CDS encoding primosomal protein N' — MSEASIARVLIDSPLPQLDRLFDYAVPEKFRAEARAGVRVKVPLRTLGRLVEGWIVELTDTVAYAGKLSELDAVISPFPVLSPEVWTLARTAADRAAGNAADVLRLGIPKRHARAEKSLPEPATVTYDPLPEARAVSYFDAGAIGTLIAEHKRAALAAPTGVAEVAPGVWVGRWAVTMAELASQALARGTTAILATPDFRDQEQLEAAVAALLPAERVLRLDARQSVQKRYGNFLRTHEDTPFVIIGNRSAVYAPASNLGLIVVWDDGDPLYSENLTPYIHTRDAALLRQEQQHCSLVFMSHSRSTEVQRLVEVGWIAAISPGGIRPPKVIPTANQESQDRLAALARIPSSAWKAARAGLDEGPVLVQVARPGYAPRLACAECSQTARCTTCAGPLAQRSASATPSCVWCGALAVKWRCRECDGTRLRMVGSGTGRTADELGRAFPGYRVIVADGEHQILTVANEPSLIIATRGAEPIAEGGYRAVILLDGAGMLARESLRVAEDCLRAWSNAIALGADGAPSVVVGVGGSLATALVTWRQEDFAQAELADRRELRFPPAVRVATLTGKIPLVSDAISQLPVAPLDVLGPVDLPDGLVRTIIRFDYKDGAAVAEQLKALVVAATTVSRSSRKPGAPRSSQPTPGLRVHLDDLEPFVDL; from the coding sequence ATGAGTGAGGCATCCATCGCTCGGGTGCTCATTGATTCGCCGCTGCCCCAACTCGACAGACTCTTTGACTACGCGGTTCCCGAGAAGTTTCGTGCCGAGGCGCGCGCTGGCGTTCGTGTCAAGGTTCCGCTGCGCACGCTCGGCCGGCTCGTGGAGGGCTGGATTGTTGAGCTCACCGATACTGTCGCCTACGCAGGCAAGCTCAGCGAGCTCGACGCAGTAATCTCCCCGTTTCCCGTGTTGTCGCCAGAGGTGTGGACTCTGGCGCGCACGGCGGCGGATCGGGCGGCCGGCAATGCAGCCGATGTGCTGCGGTTGGGCATCCCGAAACGTCACGCTCGGGCGGAGAAATCACTCCCCGAGCCCGCGACGGTCACGTACGACCCGCTCCCTGAAGCGCGTGCAGTGTCGTACTTCGACGCGGGTGCCATCGGCACTCTTATCGCCGAGCACAAGCGGGCCGCGCTGGCAGCACCGACTGGCGTAGCGGAGGTCGCTCCTGGCGTGTGGGTTGGCCGTTGGGCTGTCACGATGGCCGAACTCGCCTCGCAGGCTCTTGCTCGCGGCACGACCGCGATTCTGGCGACCCCCGACTTTCGTGATCAGGAACAACTTGAGGCAGCCGTCGCGGCTCTGCTGCCCGCTGAGCGCGTGTTGAGATTGGATGCTCGCCAGAGCGTTCAGAAGCGCTACGGCAACTTTCTACGCACCCACGAAGACACCCCGTTCGTCATCATTGGCAACCGTTCCGCGGTGTACGCGCCCGCATCTAATCTCGGGCTGATCGTGGTGTGGGATGACGGCGATCCGCTCTACAGCGAAAATCTCACGCCGTATATCCATACGCGGGATGCCGCACTGCTCCGCCAAGAACAGCAGCACTGTTCGCTGGTGTTCATGAGCCATTCGCGCAGCACCGAAGTGCAAAGACTCGTTGAAGTGGGGTGGATAGCGGCCATCAGCCCTGGCGGCATCCGGCCACCGAAAGTGATCCCTACCGCAAACCAAGAGAGCCAAGACCGGCTCGCGGCCCTTGCTCGTATTCCCTCCTCAGCATGGAAGGCGGCGCGTGCCGGGCTCGACGAAGGTCCTGTGCTCGTGCAGGTGGCGCGCCCCGGCTACGCACCCCGCTTGGCCTGCGCCGAGTGCTCGCAGACTGCCCGCTGCACCACGTGCGCCGGGCCGCTTGCGCAACGGTCGGCATCCGCTACTCCCAGCTGTGTCTGGTGCGGCGCGCTTGCCGTCAAGTGGCGCTGTCGTGAGTGTGACGGCACTCGACTGCGCATGGTTGGATCGGGCACCGGCCGTACCGCTGACGAACTAGGACGCGCCTTCCCTGGCTATCGTGTGATCGTCGCGGATGGCGAGCATCAGATTCTCACGGTGGCCAACGAGCCATCGCTCATCATTGCTACCCGAGGTGCTGAGCCGATCGCAGAGGGCGGCTACCGCGCCGTCATTTTGCTTGACGGCGCCGGAATGTTGGCGCGAGAGAGTTTGCGTGTTGCTGAGGACTGTCTTCGAGCGTGGTCAAACGCGATTGCTCTCGGCGCGGACGGCGCCCCCTCGGTCGTTGTTGGTGTTGGCGGCTCACTCGCGACAGCACTTGTCACGTGGCGCCAAGAAGATTTCGCTCAAGCTGAACTCGCCGATCGCCGTGAGTTGCGGTTTCCGCCGGCAGTGCGAGTCGCGACTCTCACGGGAAAGATTCCGCTCGTTTCGGATGCGATCAGCCAGCTGCCGGTCGCGCCTCTCGATGTGCTCGGCCCCGTCGATCTGCCCGATGGCCTGGTTCGCACCATCATCCGTTTCGACTACAAAGACGGAGCGGCCGTCGCAGAGCAACTCAAAGCACTCGTGGTTGCGGCCACGACGGTGTCCCGCAGCAGCCGCAAACCGGGGGCTCCACGCTCCAGCCAGCCGACGCCCGGGCTTCGCGTTCATCTCGACGATCTGGAGCCGTTTGTTGACCTGTAG
- the metK gene encoding methionine adenosyltransferase, whose protein sequence is MTSPLRTFTSESVTEGHPDKICDQISDSILDALLEEDPNARVAVETLVTTGLVHVAGEVTTTGYADIPAIVRDRISSIGYNSSDVGFDGRSCGVSVSIGAQSPDIAQGVDRALEAREGNSTDSLDLLGAGDQGVMFGYATNETPQFMPAPVWFAHRMAERLAAVRKEGLVDYLRPDGKTQVTVGYEGSVPRSIETVVLSTQHSPSVSTAQLRREIEELVVRPIAESAGLDLSNLQSIVNPSGRFEIGGPQGDAGVTGRKVIVDTYGGASRHGGGAFSGKDPSKVDRSATYAMRWVAKNAVAAGLADRLEVQIAYAIGRAAPVSLFVETFGTGHVSDEAILGAIHEVFDLRPGAIIRDLDLLRPIYAKTATYGHFGRELPEFTWERLDRVEALRGAAGL, encoded by the coding sequence ATGACTTCGCCCCTGCGCACCTTCACCTCGGAGTCTGTTACCGAGGGACACCCCGACAAGATCTGTGATCAGATCAGCGACAGCATTCTTGACGCTTTGCTCGAAGAAGACCCGAATGCTCGGGTCGCTGTCGAGACTCTCGTGACAACGGGGCTCGTTCACGTCGCCGGCGAAGTGACGACAACCGGCTACGCCGACATCCCTGCCATCGTGCGCGATCGCATTTCCTCCATCGGTTATAACTCGTCTGATGTTGGCTTTGATGGTCGTTCGTGTGGTGTCTCTGTCTCGATTGGTGCGCAGTCTCCCGACATCGCTCAGGGCGTTGATCGTGCGCTCGAAGCGCGTGAAGGCAATTCAACAGACTCGTTGGATCTCTTGGGCGCCGGCGACCAGGGGGTCATGTTCGGATACGCCACTAACGAGACTCCGCAGTTCATGCCTGCTCCTGTCTGGTTCGCTCATCGCATGGCCGAGCGTCTTGCGGCGGTGCGCAAGGAGGGCCTGGTCGACTATTTGCGTCCCGACGGCAAGACTCAGGTCACCGTGGGCTACGAGGGATCGGTGCCGCGCAGCATTGAGACTGTCGTGTTGTCGACGCAGCATTCGCCGTCTGTTTCGACCGCCCAGTTGCGCCGTGAGATCGAAGAACTCGTCGTGCGACCGATTGCAGAAAGCGCCGGCCTCGACCTGTCGAATCTGCAGTCCATTGTGAACCCAAGCGGTCGCTTCGAAATTGGCGGCCCTCAGGGTGATGCCGGTGTCACAGGGCGCAAGGTCATCGTTGATACCTACGGTGGGGCATCCCGTCACGGTGGGGGAGCATTCAGTGGCAAAGACCCCTCCAAAGTTGACCGTTCAGCGACCTATGCCATGCGCTGGGTGGCGAAGAATGCGGTTGCCGCAGGTCTTGCTGATCGTCTCGAAGTCCAAATCGCCTATGCGATTGGCCGAGCAGCACCCGTCAGCCTGTTTGTCGAAACCTTTGGCACCGGCCATGTTTCTGACGAGGCCATTTTGGGCGCGATCCATGAGGTATTCGATCTGCGACCGGGCGCGATCATCCGCGATCTCGATCTCTTGCGTCCCATTTACGCGAAGACTGCAACCTACGGTCACTTCGGTCGTGAGCTTCCTGAGTTCACGTGGGAGCGACTTGACCGCGTTGAGGCTCTTCGCGGGGCCGCCGGGCTGTAG
- the coaBC gene encoding bifunctional phosphopantothenoylcysteine decarboxylase/phosphopantothenate--cysteine ligase CoaBC: protein MAALNIVVGISGGIAAYKAVSVVRELVLAGHDVHVVATSNALKFVGLPTLEAISRNPVHTDLYEGVDEVRHVSVGQAADVIVVAPATANTIAKIATGQASDFLGNTILATRAPILVAPAMHTEMWQNPATVANIETLRSRGIRIVGPESGQLTGSDSGPGRMSEPSDIVAAVLETVVSSRDLVGRSVLVTAGGTREPLDPVRFIGNRSSGKQGVALAVAAAARGADVTLIAANLEVPLPAGVRCIQVSTTLELQAAVQAEAKSADAIVMAAAVADYRPAETAQSKIKKRSDSSTLELRLEENPDILRGLAAESPESQIVVGFAAETEPHDAALLELGRAKIARKGCDFLVINRVGWTEGFASDRNTVIVIDKVGDRVGEASGSKLSVAHRILDLVFAAR, encoded by the coding sequence GTTCATGTCGTGGCCACGAGCAACGCCCTCAAGTTCGTAGGCCTACCTACCCTTGAGGCGATTAGCCGCAATCCCGTCCACACTGACCTCTATGAAGGCGTGGATGAGGTGCGGCACGTCTCTGTCGGCCAAGCCGCAGACGTCATCGTCGTCGCTCCCGCTACGGCGAACACGATCGCTAAGATCGCGACCGGTCAAGCGAGTGACTTCCTCGGCAACACCATCCTCGCGACCCGCGCACCCATTCTTGTGGCGCCGGCGATGCACACCGAGATGTGGCAGAACCCGGCGACGGTCGCCAACATCGAGACTTTGCGTTCGCGTGGCATCCGCATTGTTGGTCCAGAATCCGGCCAGTTGACTGGTTCCGATAGCGGACCCGGACGGATGTCTGAGCCCAGCGACATTGTCGCCGCGGTTCTTGAGACGGTGGTCTCGTCGCGCGATCTCGTCGGTCGCTCGGTGCTGGTTACGGCGGGTGGCACTCGGGAACCCCTCGATCCGGTGCGCTTCATTGGCAATCGTTCGAGCGGCAAACAGGGCGTTGCTCTGGCTGTGGCCGCCGCGGCGCGCGGTGCTGACGTCACCCTCATTGCCGCCAATCTTGAAGTGCCGCTTCCGGCTGGAGTTCGCTGCATTCAGGTGTCCACGACGTTGGAACTTCAGGCAGCGGTGCAGGCTGAAGCGAAGTCGGCCGATGCCATCGTTATGGCGGCGGCGGTTGCTGACTACCGTCCGGCCGAGACTGCTCAATCGAAGATTAAGAAGCGCAGCGATTCGAGCACCCTCGAGTTGCGTCTTGAGGAGAACCCTGACATTTTGCGTGGTCTCGCGGCAGAGAGCCCCGAGAGCCAGATCGTCGTTGGCTTCGCTGCCGAGACTGAGCCGCACGACGCTGCGCTACTTGAGCTGGGCCGCGCAAAGATCGCGCGTAAGGGCTGCGACTTCTTGGTGATCAACCGCGTCGGGTGGACTGAAGGTTTTGCCTCAGACCGTAACACCGTGATCGTCATCGACAAGGTCGGCGATAGAGTGGGTGAGGCAAGCGGAAGCAAGTTGTCGGTGGCTCACCGCATTCTGGATCTTGTGTTCGCAGCCCGCTGA